One part of the Quercus lobata isolate SW786 chromosome 7, ValleyOak3.0 Primary Assembly, whole genome shotgun sequence genome encodes these proteins:
- the LOC115952550 gene encoding cytochrome P450 714A1-like isoform X2, with translation MLWRQGIRGPQPSFPYGNISEMQKIQSSMINNTSDGQPVSENWTHSLFPYLQQWRQEYGPVYMYSTGSKQHMYVSEPELLRELGLIKSLDLGRPSYLAGAFQPLLGDGIIRANGSNWAYQRKLIAPEFFLNKVKNMVGVIEQSTIVMMKTWENRILQSEGGVADMIIDEDLKSLSADIISRACFGNSYSQGNQIFSKIASLQDALSKPSVLFGLFNFRFLPTKSNREIWRLKKEVDTLILKVVKDCQQENQKGTIPVKNLLQMMLESVVASDDKVPRGLKTDRFIVDLCKNIYFAGHETTALAASWILMLLALHPEWQERVRIEILEVCGEQLSNHFQDMEAFRKLKMLTMVIQESIRLYGPAVVMSREAFADIKLGEFVVPKGVHMWFFIPALHRDPENWGLDALEFKPERFAQGISKACKYPQAYLPFGYGSRLCIGQTFAMLELKHGVRLLVTKLQGSLG, from the exons ATGCTTTGGAGGCAAGGCATTAGAGGGCCACAGCCTTCCTTTCCCTATGGGAACATTTCTGAGATGCAGAAGATCCAATCCTCCATGATCAACAATACTTCTGATGGCCAGCCTGTCTCTGAAAACTGGACTCACTCCCTTTTCCCATATCTCCAACAATGGAGACAAGAGTATG GTCCAGTATATATGTACTCAACAGGGAGCAAGCAACACATGTATGTGAGTGAGCCAGAGTTATTAAGGGAACTGGGACTGATCAAGTCCTTGGATTTGGGTAGACCTTCATATCTGGCTGGGGCATTCCAGCCCTTGCTCGGTGATGGCATCATTAGGGCTAATGGAAGCAATTGGGCCTACCAGAGGAAACTCATTGCTCCTGAATTCTTCCTCAACAAGGTCAAG AATATGGTGGGTGTGATAGAGCAATCTACCATTGTAATGATGAAGACATGGGAGAACCGTATATTACAGAGTGAGGGAGGTGTTGCAGACATGATTATTGATGAGGATTTGAAGAGCCTCTCGGCAGATATAATCTCAAGAGCTTGTTTTGGCAACTCTTACTCCCAAGGCAATCAGATTTTTTCAAAGATTGCTTCTTTGCAAGATGCCTTGTCCAAACCAAGTGTACTTTTTGGACTATTCAACTTTAG ATTTCTTCCCACAAAGAGCAACAGAGAGATATGGAGGTTAAAGAAAGAGGTGGACACACTGATACTCAAAGTAGTCAAGGATTGTCaacaagaaaaccaaaaagGCACCATACCTGTAAAGAACCTCTTACAAATGATGCTTGAAAGTGTTGTCGCTAGTGATGATAAGGTCCCACGCGGGTTGAAAACAGACCGCTTCATTGTTGACCTATGTAAAAATATCTACTTTGCAGGCCATGAGACTACTGCTCTTGCAGCCTCCTGGATCTTGATGCTACTTGCATTACACCCAGAATGGCAAGAGCGTGTTCGTATTGAAATTCTTGAGGTCTGCGGAGAACAATTATCTAATCATTTTCAAGACATGGAAGCATTTCGCAAGTTGAAAATg TTGACGATGGTGATCCAAGAGAGCATTCGTCTTTATGGGCCTGCTGTTGTAATGTCAAGGGAAGCTTTTGCAGATATCAAGTTGGGGGAATTTGTTGTGCCAAAAGGTGTCCACatgtggttttttattcctgCATTGCACCGTGACCCTGAAAATTGGGGTCTAGATGCATTGGAGTTCAAACCAGAGAGGTTTGCACAAGGGATATCTAAAGCGTGCAAGTATCCCCAAGCATACCTACCATTTGGCTACGGGAGTCGATTATGCATTGGTCAGACCTTTGCAATGCTAGAACTCAAG CATGGAGTAAGACTACTCGTAACGAAGTTGCAGGGAAGCCTGGGATAA
- the LOC115952550 gene encoding cytochrome P450 714A1-like isoform X1: MLWRQGIRGPQPSFPYGNISEMQKIQSSMINNTSDGQPVSENWTHSLFPYLQQWRQEYGPVYMYSTGSKQHMYVSEPELLRELGLIKSLDLGRPSYLAGAFQPLLGDGIIRANGSNWAYQRKLIAPEFFLNKVKNMVGVIEQSTIVMMKTWENRILQSEGGVADMIIDEDLKSLSADIISRACFGNSYSQGNQIFSKIASLQDALSKPSVLFGLFNFRFLPTKSNREIWRLKKEVDTLILKVVKDCQQENQKGTIPVKNLLQMMLESVVASDDKVPRGLKTDRFIVDLCKNIYFAGHETTALAASWILMLLALHPEWQERVRIEILELTMVIQESIRLYGPAVVMSREAFADIKLGEFVVPKGVHMWFFIPALHRDPENWGLDALEFKPERFAQGISKACKYPQAYLPFGYGSRLCIGQTFAMLELKVVLSLILSKFSFSLSPEYRHSPVYKMLLTPQHGVRLLVTKLQGSLG, from the exons ATGCTTTGGAGGCAAGGCATTAGAGGGCCACAGCCTTCCTTTCCCTATGGGAACATTTCTGAGATGCAGAAGATCCAATCCTCCATGATCAACAATACTTCTGATGGCCAGCCTGTCTCTGAAAACTGGACTCACTCCCTTTTCCCATATCTCCAACAATGGAGACAAGAGTATG GTCCAGTATATATGTACTCAACAGGGAGCAAGCAACACATGTATGTGAGTGAGCCAGAGTTATTAAGGGAACTGGGACTGATCAAGTCCTTGGATTTGGGTAGACCTTCATATCTGGCTGGGGCATTCCAGCCCTTGCTCGGTGATGGCATCATTAGGGCTAATGGAAGCAATTGGGCCTACCAGAGGAAACTCATTGCTCCTGAATTCTTCCTCAACAAGGTCAAG AATATGGTGGGTGTGATAGAGCAATCTACCATTGTAATGATGAAGACATGGGAGAACCGTATATTACAGAGTGAGGGAGGTGTTGCAGACATGATTATTGATGAGGATTTGAAGAGCCTCTCGGCAGATATAATCTCAAGAGCTTGTTTTGGCAACTCTTACTCCCAAGGCAATCAGATTTTTTCAAAGATTGCTTCTTTGCAAGATGCCTTGTCCAAACCAAGTGTACTTTTTGGACTATTCAACTTTAG ATTTCTTCCCACAAAGAGCAACAGAGAGATATGGAGGTTAAAGAAAGAGGTGGACACACTGATACTCAAAGTAGTCAAGGATTGTCaacaagaaaaccaaaaagGCACCATACCTGTAAAGAACCTCTTACAAATGATGCTTGAAAGTGTTGTCGCTAGTGATGATAAGGTCCCACGCGGGTTGAAAACAGACCGCTTCATTGTTGACCTATGTAAAAATATCTACTTTGCAGGCCATGAGACTACTGCTCTTGCAGCCTCCTGGATCTTGATGCTACTTGCATTACACCCAGAATGGCAAGAGCGTGTTCGTATTGAAATTCTTGAG TTGACGATGGTGATCCAAGAGAGCATTCGTCTTTATGGGCCTGCTGTTGTAATGTCAAGGGAAGCTTTTGCAGATATCAAGTTGGGGGAATTTGTTGTGCCAAAAGGTGTCCACatgtggttttttattcctgCATTGCACCGTGACCCTGAAAATTGGGGTCTAGATGCATTGGAGTTCAAACCAGAGAGGTTTGCACAAGGGATATCTAAAGCGTGCAAGTATCCCCAAGCATACCTACCATTTGGCTACGGGAGTCGATTATGCATTGGTCAGACCTTTGCAATGCTAGAACTCAAGGTAGTACTCTCTCTCATATTATCCAAattctccttttctctctctccagaaTATCGTCACTCCCCTGTTTATAAAATGTTATTGACGCCACAACATGGAGTAAGACTACTCGTAACGAAGTTGCAGGGAAGCCTGGGATAA